From the genome of Uranotaenia lowii strain MFRU-FL chromosome 1, ASM2978415v1, whole genome shotgun sequence, one region includes:
- the LOC129737614 gene encoding uncharacterized protein LOC129737614 has protein sequence MSAFRVRRYAFLPNSKVQLHTFTDASEAAYGACVYARCADSNGNVRVQLLVSKSRVAPLKKSNIARLELCAAALGAHLYDHVKKSLDLEIEASHFWTDSTVTLHWLKAPPHNWKTYVANRVAEVHHHTQDQNVHWEVVATVQIKNDINPLFLRYDSYTRLQCVTGYCLRYLSNIRAAIKARKNPPSSPSPPRSRSLTINELRIAKTCLTRLAQEDAFSDEIRELEKGKNVSRKSSIRLLNPILDSERILRVGGRLNLSQLPYHTKHPALLPINHPFTRLVAQYNHLKLLHGGGRHLLATIRQEFWPLNGRRLVRSIVRNCFRCTRLNPEPVQQQIGQLPAQRVVPGRPFEVTGVDYAGPLYLKPAHFRAPALKAYICIFVCFTTKGVHIELASDLSTHTFLNALRRFIARRGKPAHLHSDNEKNFEGAKNELIELYRMLKNTNDRDQIENVCASEGIQWHLTPPKAPHFGGLWEAAVKVAKKHLFRQLGPTKLSFEDMATVLAEIESIMNSRPLLPITDDPEDLDILTPSHFLIGTTATALPDPDVSTVPVNRLTHYQQLQQHVQQFWIRWRDEYLAELQRDSRHRSRNEEITPGRMVIVVDELQAPLRWPLARITAVRPGKDNIVRVVSLRTAKGIITRPVTKICLLPFSDSTTDAEGCPATSNQPAEEIAANLV, from the exons ATGTCCGCATTCCGTGTTCGACGATACGCCTTTCTGCCAAATTCCAAGGTTCAACTGCACACATTCACCGATGCTTCCGAAGCCGCATACGGGGCATGCGTTTACGCACGATGTGCAGATTCCAATGGCAACGTCAGAGTTCAGCTACTCGTCTCGAAGTCCAGAGTAGCTCCACTGAAGAAATCAAACATTGCTCGACTCGAATTATGTGCTGCAGCTCTCGGCGCTCACCTTTACGACCACGTCAAAAAATCCCTCGATCTGGAAATTGAGGCTTCCCACTTTTGGACGGATTCCACAGTAACGCTGCATTGGCTGAAAGCTCCCCCACACAACTGGAAGACATACGTGGCGAACAGAGTAGCTGAGGTACATCATCACACCCAGG accaaaatgttcactgggaaGTCGTAGCCACTGTTCAGATCAAGAACGATATCAACCCGCTGTTCCTACGCTACGATTCCTACACCCGTCTGCAGTGCGTTACCGGTTATTGCTTACGTTACCTCTCCAACATCCGAGCCGCGATTAAAGCCAGAAAGAATCCGCCATCATCGCCCAGTCCTCCCCGCAGCCGATCCTTAACAATCAACGAACTGCGAATTGCAAAAACATGCCTCACTCGTTTAGCACAGGAAGATGCCTTCAGCGATGAAATCCGAGAACtagaaaagggaaaaaatgtGTCTAGAAAGTCCTCCATCCGGTTGCTGAATCCTATCCTAGACTCCGAGAGAATATTGAGGGTTGGAGGTAGATTAAACTTGTCCCAGTTGCCCTATCACACCAAACACCCTGCCCTGCTCCCTATCAATCATCCCTTCACTCGCTTAGTTGCTCAATATAACCACCTCAAGCTCCTTCACGGCGGCGGGCGTCACTTGCTCGCTACGATTCGCCAAGAATTCTGGCCACTGAATGGCCGCCGATTAGTGCGAAGCATTGTACGCAATTGCTTTCGCTGCACCCGTTTGAATCCGGAACCAGTACAACAACAAATAGGCCAACTACCGGCACAGCGAGTAGTTCCAGGAAGACCGTTCGAAGTCACAGGCGTTGACTATGCTGGCCCGCTCTATCTCAAGCCAGCACATTTCCGAGCACCAGCGCTGAAAGCGTACATCTGCATTTTTGTATGCTTCACAACGAAGGGCGTCCACATAGAGCTCGCTAGCGACTTGTCCACCCACACATTCCTGAATGCTCTTCGTCGTTTCATCGCCCGACGCGGCAAGCCTGCCCACCTACACTCCGACAATGAGAAAAACTTCGAGGGTGCAAAAAATGAGCTCATCGAACTGTACCGGATGCTGAAGAACACGAACGACCGGGACCAAATCGAGAACGTCTGCGCCTCCGAAGGAATACAGTGGCACCTTACTCCCCCGAAAGCCCCACACTTCGGCGGATTGTGGGAGGCGGCAGTGAAGGTCGCCAAGAAGCATTTGTTTCGCCAGCTCGGGCCCACCAAACTATCGTTCGAGGACATGGCAACCGTACTGGCAGAAATCGAATCCATAATGAATTCACGCCCACTGCTCCCGATTACTGATGATCCAGAAGACCTCGACATCCTTACGCCCTCGCACTTTCTCATCGGAACCACAGCGACAGCCTTGCCCGACCCAGACGTCTCCACCGTTCCTGTTAATCGGCTGACCCACTATCAGCAGCTCCAGCAGCACGTCCAGCAGTTTTGGATCCGTTGGCGAGACGAGTATTTGGCCGAGCTTCAGCGAGATTCCAGGCACCGTAGCAGAAACGAAGAAATCACCCCGGGACGAATGGTCATCGTAGTAGACGAGTTGCAGGCTCCCCTCAGGTGGCCTCTTGCGAGAATAACAGCAGTCCGACCAGGAAAAGACAACATCGTCCGTGTTGTCTCGCTTCGAACAGCGAAAGGAATCATCACACGACCAGTCACCAAAATCTGCTTGCTGCCGTTCTCCGATTCCACCACCGACGCAGAAGGATGTCCAGCGACCAGCAACCAACCAGCAGAGGAAATAGCAGCGAATTTAGTGTAG